A section of the Rhizobium sp. SSA_523 genome encodes:
- a CDS encoding cupin domain-containing protein → MDASSKPTCRLVKPGATYDGKQGLSYFEGIAAETVGAKGICMHILTMPPGARAKAHLHESHETAIYMLAGRADTWYGDRLENHVVVSAGELFYIPAGVPHLPANTSDEPATAIIARTDPNEQESVVLLPELDALAR, encoded by the coding sequence ATGGATGCATCATCAAAGCCCACCTGCCGGCTGGTGAAGCCGGGCGCCACCTATGACGGCAAGCAGGGCCTCAGCTATTTCGAAGGCATTGCGGCGGAGACGGTGGGTGCAAAGGGCATCTGCATGCATATTCTCACCATGCCGCCCGGTGCGCGGGCCAAGGCGCATCTGCACGAAAGCCATGAAACGGCGATCTACATGCTCGCCGGCCGGGCGGATACCTGGTACGGCGACCGGCTGGAAAACCATGTCGTGGTCAGTGCCGGCGAGCTCTTCTACATTCCGGCCGGCGTGCCGCATCTTCCGGCAAACACGTCCGACGAGCCGGCGACAGCGATCATCGCCCGCACCGATCCCAACGAGCAGGAGAGCGTGGTCCTGCTGCCGGAACTGGATGCGCTGGCGCGGTGA
- a CDS encoding ABC transporter ATP-binding protein gives MTAAPAPFASSAVSSAASVVSARDLGLTFETGDGPVHALTGVNLDIRKGDFVSFIGPSGCGKTTFLRVIADLERHTAGTIAINGMTPEKARLARAYGYVFQAAALYPWRTIEKNIALPLEIMGYDAADRKARIAAMLDLVNLTGFGQKYPWQLSGGMQQRASIARALAFDADLLLMDEPFGALDEIVRDHLNEQLLKLWEKTNKTICFVTHSIPEAVYLSTRIVVMSPRPGRVTDVIESTLPRDRPLEIRDTPEFLAIAHRVREGLKAGHSYEE, from the coding sequence ATGACCGCTGCCCCCGCCCCGTTCGCCTCATCTGCCGTCTCATCTGCCGCATCGGTTGTCTCCGCCCGAGATCTCGGCCTCACCTTCGAAACCGGCGATGGTCCGGTACATGCCCTCACCGGTGTCAATCTGGATATCCGCAAGGGCGATTTCGTCTCCTTCATCGGCCCTTCCGGCTGCGGCAAGACCACCTTCCTGCGCGTCATCGCCGATCTCGAACGGCACACGGCGGGAACGATCGCGATCAACGGCATGACGCCGGAAAAGGCCCGCCTGGCGCGCGCCTATGGCTACGTCTTCCAGGCCGCCGCCCTTTATCCCTGGCGAACCATCGAGAAGAACATTGCCCTGCCGCTGGAGATCATGGGCTATGACGCGGCAGACAGAAAGGCGCGCATCGCCGCCATGCTCGATCTCGTCAACCTGACGGGCTTCGGTCAGAAATATCCGTGGCAGCTCTCCGGCGGCATGCAGCAGCGAGCCTCGATCGCCCGCGCGCTCGCCTTCGATGCCGATCTCCTGCTGATGGACGAACCCTTCGGCGCGCTGGACGAGATCGTCCGCGACCATCTGAACGAGCAGCTGCTGAAACTGTGGGAAAAGACCAACAAGACCATCTGCTTCGTCACCCATTCCATTCCGGAAGCGGTCTATCTCTCCACCCGTATCGTCGTGATGAGCCCCCGGCCCGGCCGGGTGACCGACGTGATCGAATCAACGCTTCCCCGCGACCGGCCGCTGGAAATCCGCGATACGCCGGAATTCCTGGCGATCGCCCACCGCGTGCGCGAAGGGCTGAAAGCGGGGCACAGTTATGAGGAGTAG
- a CDS encoding ABC transporter permease, translated as MTSSLLRDRILPVLTVIAAILLIWHVFVVYLNAPFVRDQAARAGETLTLGQVVERSFVQERPVLPAPHQILAELWDTTVAKPVTSKRSLVYHAGITLSATLMGFGMGSVLGILLAVAIVHNRAIDKSLMPWVIASQTIPILAIAPMIIVVLNSIGISGLLPKALISTYLSFFPVVVGMVKGLRSPDTLLLDLMHTYNSSPRQIFWKLRWPAALPYLFTSLKVAIAISLVGAIVGELPTGAVAGLGARLLSGSYYGQTIQIWAALFMAAGLAAVLVTIVGLAHGLVLKRMGARP; from the coding sequence ATGACGTCATCGCTCCTGCGCGACCGCATCCTGCCGGTCCTGACGGTGATCGCCGCGATCCTTCTCATCTGGCATGTCTTCGTCGTCTATCTGAACGCCCCCTTCGTGCGCGACCAGGCGGCGCGGGCCGGCGAAACGCTGACGCTGGGCCAGGTGGTGGAGCGCTCCTTCGTCCAGGAACGGCCCGTCCTGCCGGCGCCGCATCAGATCCTGGCCGAACTCTGGGACACGACGGTCGCCAAGCCGGTCACCTCCAAGCGCAGTCTCGTCTACCATGCCGGGATCACGCTGTCGGCAACCCTGATGGGCTTTGGCATGGGCAGCGTACTCGGCATTCTGCTTGCCGTCGCCATCGTCCACAACCGGGCGATCGACAAGTCGCTGATGCCCTGGGTGATCGCCAGCCAGACCATCCCCATCCTCGCCATCGCGCCGATGATCATCGTCGTCCTGAACTCCATCGGCATATCGGGCCTGCTGCCGAAAGCGCTGATTTCCACCTATCTCTCCTTCTTTCCCGTCGTCGTCGGCATGGTGAAGGGGTTGCGCAGCCCGGACACGCTGCTGCTGGACCTGATGCACACCTATAATTCGAGCCCCCGCCAGATCTTCTGGAAGCTGCGCTGGCCGGCCGCCCTGCCCTATCTCTTCACCTCGCTGAAGGTGGCGATCGCCATCTCGCTGGTCGGCGCCATTGTCGGCGAATTGCCCACCGGGGCGGTGGCCGGGCTTGGCGCGCGCCTGCTGTCGGGCTCCTATTACGGCCAGACGATCCAGATCTGGGCGGCGCTCTTCATGGCCGCGGGCCTTGCAGCCGTGCTCGTCACGATTGTCGGCCTTGCCCACGGCCTGGTGCTGAAACGCATGGGGGCACGCCCATGA
- a CDS encoding ABC transporter permease: protein MNLYLVAAVIVWLGAWALNEWLVRQRPATPLLARGIGIAVPLIFGVTLLTVWQCLVRGFEIPPILLPAPTAIFSRLIASLPILWADFQQTFLKSVLTGYVAGCGLGFLVAILIDRSPFLQKGLLPIGNFVSALPVVGVAPIMVMWFGFDWPSKVAVVVIMTFFPMLVNTVQGLAASSHMERDLMRTYAASWWQTLIRLRLPAAWPFIFNALKINSTLALIGAIVAEFFGTPIVGMGFRISTEVGRANIDMVWAEITVAAVAGSVFYGLVALSERAVTFWHPSVRGGRR from the coding sequence ATGAACCTCTATCTTGTCGCCGCCGTGATCGTCTGGCTTGGTGCCTGGGCCCTCAACGAATGGCTGGTGCGGCAAAGACCTGCGACGCCTTTGCTGGCCCGTGGGATCGGCATCGCCGTGCCGCTGATCTTCGGCGTGACGCTGCTGACCGTCTGGCAATGCCTGGTGCGCGGTTTCGAGATCCCGCCCATCCTGCTGCCGGCGCCCACCGCGATCTTTTCCCGGCTGATCGCCTCCCTGCCGATCCTCTGGGCGGATTTCCAGCAGACATTCCTCAAATCCGTCCTGACCGGCTATGTGGCCGGCTGCGGCCTCGGTTTTCTGGTGGCGATCCTGATCGACCGGTCGCCCTTCCTGCAGAAGGGCCTGCTGCCGATCGGCAATTTCGTCTCGGCGCTGCCTGTCGTCGGCGTGGCGCCGATCATGGTCATGTGGTTCGGCTTCGACTGGCCCTCGAAAGTGGCGGTCGTCGTCATCATGACCTTCTTCCCCATGCTGGTGAACACCGTGCAGGGGCTTGCCGCCTCAAGCCATATGGAGCGCGACCTGATGCGGACCTATGCCGCCTCATGGTGGCAGACGCTGATCCGGCTGCGCCTGCCGGCCGCCTGGCCCTTCATCTTCAACGCGCTGAAGATCAACTCGACTCTGGCGCTGATCGGGGCCATCGTGGCGGAATTCTTCGGCACGCCCATTGTCGGCATGGGCTTTCGCATTTCGACCGAGGTGGGACGGGCCAATATCGACATGGTCTGGGCCGAGATCACCGTCGCCGCCGTGGCCGGCTCGGTCTTTTATGGTCTGGTGGCGCTCTCCGAGCGGGCCGTCACCTTCTGGCATCCCTCCGTCCGTGGTGGCCGGAGGTAA
- a CDS encoding ABC transporter substrate-binding protein yields the protein MNRKIASLMLAAAVSLTAMSAAAADKVTLQLKWVTQAQFAGYYVAKDKGFYEEEGLDVEIKPGGPDIAPPQVLAGGGADVIVDWMPSALATREKGVPLVNIAQPFKTSGMMLTCLKESGIAKPADFKGKTLGVWFFGNEYPFLSWMSTLGIKTDGSAEGVKVLKQGFNVDPLLQKQAACISTMTYNEYWQVIDAGIKPEELVTFKYEDEGVATLEDGLYVLEDKLKDAAFQEKMVKFVRASMKGWKWAEENPDEAAGIVLDNDASGAQTEKHQKRMMSEVAKLTAGSNGALDMADYERTVKTLLGGGSDPVITKEPTGAYTLDITKAALK from the coding sequence ATGAACAGGAAGATCGCATCGCTGATGCTGGCCGCAGCCGTCTCGCTGACGGCCATGTCGGCCGCCGCCGCCGACAAGGTGACGCTGCAGCTGAAATGGGTCACGCAGGCGCAGTTCGCCGGCTATTACGTGGCCAAGGACAAGGGCTTCTACGAGGAAGAGGGGCTGGACGTGGAGATCAAGCCCGGCGGGCCGGACATCGCGCCCCCGCAGGTGCTGGCCGGCGGCGGCGCCGACGTGATCGTCGACTGGATGCCGTCTGCGCTCGCCACGCGCGAAAAGGGCGTACCCCTCGTCAATATCGCCCAGCCTTTCAAGACCTCCGGCATGATGCTCACCTGTCTGAAGGAAAGCGGCATTGCCAAGCCTGCCGACTTCAAGGGCAAGACGCTGGGCGTCTGGTTCTTCGGCAATGAATATCCCTTCCTCTCCTGGATGAGCACGCTCGGCATCAAGACCGATGGTTCCGCCGAAGGCGTGAAGGTGCTGAAGCAGGGCTTCAACGTGGACCCGCTCCTGCAGAAGCAGGCCGCCTGCATCTCCACCATGACCTACAACGAATACTGGCAGGTCATCGATGCCGGCATCAAGCCGGAGGAACTGGTCACCTTCAAATATGAGGATGAAGGCGTGGCGACGCTGGAAGACGGCCTCTATGTGCTGGAGGACAAATTGAAGGACGCCGCCTTCCAGGAGAAGATGGTCAAATTCGTCCGCGCCTCGATGAAGGGCTGGAAATGGGCAGAGGAGAATCCGGATGAGGCCGCCGGCATCGTGCTGGACAATGATGCCTCCGGGGCCCAGACCGAAAAGCACCAGAAGCGCATGATGAGCGAAGTGGCCAAGCTGACCGCGGGCTCCAACGGCGCCCTCGACATGGCCGATTACGAGCGCACGGTGAAGACCCTGCTCGGCGGCGGTTCCGATCCGGTCATCACCAAGGAGCCGACCGGCGCCTATACGCTCGACATCACCAAGGCCGCCCTGAAGTAG
- a CDS encoding efflux RND transporter periplasmic adaptor subunit has protein sequence MITRQSQLAMFTAALGLFALGSPAGPVSPALAQEPAAQGQQNQQGQQGQQSEVRLPAIVVTSVTDRPLTDSILASGSIRPVQEIFVQPLVDGLSIKSLSVDVGDRVKAGDVVAELNKDALLLQKSQLEANKAKAEAALAQNQAQVIEAQATANDANRQRDRAINLSRNGTLSTSQLEQQTASAEAAAARLNAARQLVNVAQADIKVVEAQIDDIDLKLDRTDVKAPVDGVISVKDAKVGAIATGAGTPLFTMIRNGEIELVADVPESDIRRIRVDMPAKVTIAGTREAVPGKVRLVSPVVDPANRLGSVHILVDAASGAKSGMYASARIIIEETTAPTLPQSAVTTERTGTIVRKVEDNVVKQVKVETGIQDEGFVQILSGLQPGDLVVAKAGAFVRDGDRINPVRDEPAASN, from the coding sequence ATGATTACCCGACAGTCACAGCTTGCCATGTTCACTGCTGCACTTGGCCTTTTCGCGCTCGGTTCGCCGGCAGGCCCGGTTTCTCCGGCGCTTGCGCAGGAGCCTGCAGCGCAGGGCCAGCAGAACCAGCAGGGCCAGCAGGGCCAGCAAAGCGAGGTCCGGCTGCCGGCGATCGTCGTCACCTCCGTCACCGACAGGCCGTTGACCGACAGCATCCTTGCCAGCGGCAGCATCCGCCCGGTGCAGGAAATCTTCGTGCAGCCCCTGGTCGACGGATTGTCGATCAAGTCGCTCTCGGTCGATGTCGGAGACCGCGTAAAGGCGGGCGATGTCGTGGCCGAGCTCAACAAGGATGCGCTGCTCCTGCAGAAGAGCCAGCTGGAGGCCAACAAGGCCAAGGCGGAGGCCGCGCTGGCGCAAAACCAGGCGCAGGTCATCGAAGCGCAGGCCACCGCCAATGACGCGAACCGTCAGCGCGACCGGGCCATCAATCTCAGCCGAAACGGAACACTCTCCACATCCCAGCTCGAACAGCAGACGGCTTCGGCAGAGGCCGCGGCAGCACGGCTGAACGCCGCCCGGCAGCTGGTCAATGTCGCACAGGCCGATATCAAGGTGGTGGAAGCCCAGATCGACGATATCGACCTGAAACTCGACCGCACCGACGTCAAGGCGCCGGTGGATGGCGTCATTTCGGTAAAGGATGCGAAGGTCGGCGCGATCGCGACCGGCGCCGGAACGCCGCTTTTCACCATGATCCGCAATGGCGAGATCGAACTCGTGGCCGATGTGCCGGAAAGCGATATCCGCCGTATCCGCGTCGACATGCCGGCCAAGGTGACCATTGCCGGCACCCGCGAGGCCGTGCCCGGCAAAGTGCGGCTGGTCTCGCCGGTGGTTGATCCGGCGAACCGCCTCGGTTCGGTACATATCCTCGTCGATGCCGCCAGCGGCGCGAAATCCGGCATGTATGCCAGCGCGCGCATCATCATCGAGGAGACGACGGCCCCGACCCTGCCGCAATCGGCTGTCACCACCGAGCGCACCGGCACCATCGTGCGCAAGGTGGAAGATAATGTCGTGAAACAGGTCAAGGTCGAGACCGGCATTCAGGATGAGGGTTTCGTGCAGATCCTGTCCGGGCTGCAGCCGGGCGATCTGGTGGTGGCCAAGGCCGGCGCCTTCGTGCGCGACGGCGATCGCATCAATCCGGTTCGCGATGAGCCGGCTGCATCGAACTGA
- a CDS encoding efflux RND transporter permease subunit: MNFSAWAIRNPIAPLLAFALLLFLGIQAFYQLPITRFPNIDVPVVSITVTQSGASPSELEMQVTKEVEDAVASISGVDEITSTVTDGLSTTAVLFRIEKPTEEAVQDVKDAIDRIRGDLPASVEEPIVSKVDVEGQAIQTFAVSSPNMTLEELSWFVDDTITRGLQGQPGIGRIDRYGGADREVRVALDPDKLNSYGITAPEVNAQLRSVNVDLGSGRGQVGGNEQSIRTLGDSRSVADLANTTIALSNGRFVTLSDLGTVTDTYEEPKSFSRFNGDPTVTFAVFRAKGASEVSVAETVAQQLEVIRKANPNVSIQMVDDSVYFTYGNYEAAIHTLIEGAILAVIVVLLFLRNWRATLISALALPLSAIPTFWVMDLLGFSLNLVSFLALTLATGILVDDAIVEVENIARHIKMGKTPYRAALEAADEIGLAVIATSFTIIAVFVPVSFMPGIPGQYFIQFGLTVAISVFFSLLVARLVTPLMAAYLMRAEDAMDDHHDNDGRLMKAYTRLVTGTTKRWYMRYATLAGAILFLIGSIMLLMQVPGSFMPPEDSSRITLSVELPPNATLDETSATTNSIYDMIRGVDGVESVFVLGGASPKGDLELRRATINVLLGKIEHSLLKTLVNKGLGSLPLIGAHLPKMQVDGRTRPQWDIEKEIFAALHAVPDVRITKLNDRGERELSFNFLADTSEKLDEAVAKLESRLRASPILANVSSEGALPRPELQIRPRKDEAARLGITPQQISETVRVATIGDVDAALPKISLDDRLIPIRAQASLDVRRDLQAIRNLKIKTATGATVPLSSVADIDYSEGPSSIKRNNRNRVVSIGSDVPQGTALDTATAEFKRIVEETDLPSGVGLAESGDAKIQAEMVQGFGNAMLLGLLLVLVVLILLFKDVIQPFTILFSLPLAIGGVAVGLIVTNNALSMPVLIGILMLMGIVTKNAILLVDFAIEMRRHGMERVSAMVEAGRKRARPIIMTSIAMSAGMLPSALGVGEGGSFRAPMAIAVIGGIIVSTVLSLVVVPAFFLIMDDLSGLLARIFGGLVGKKEVEEPNLSEEELSRKARETGRRLEDIEQRLNRLQARETQEEAPRSTHGGNNVLRLPPLAAE, translated from the coding sequence ATGAACTTTTCCGCCTGGGCCATTCGCAACCCCATCGCGCCGCTTCTCGCCTTCGCCCTGCTGCTGTTTCTCGGCATCCAGGCCTTCTACCAATTGCCGATCACCCGCTTTCCGAACATCGATGTGCCGGTCGTCTCCATCACCGTGACACAGAGCGGCGCATCGCCCTCCGAACTGGAAATGCAGGTGACGAAGGAGGTGGAGGATGCCGTCGCCTCCATCAGCGGCGTCGATGAGATCACCTCGACCGTCACCGACGGCCTGTCGACCACGGCCGTGCTGTTTCGCATTGAAAAGCCGACGGAAGAGGCGGTCCAGGATGTGAAGGATGCGATCGACCGCATCCGCGGCGACCTGCCGGCCTCCGTCGAGGAGCCCATCGTGTCGAAGGTGGATGTGGAAGGCCAGGCCATCCAGACCTTCGCCGTCTCGTCACCCAATATGACGCTCGAGGAACTGTCCTGGTTCGTCGACGACACGATCACCCGCGGCCTGCAGGGGCAGCCGGGCATCGGCCGGATCGACCGCTACGGCGGCGCCGACCGGGAAGTGCGCGTGGCTCTCGACCCCGACAAGCTGAATTCCTACGGCATTACCGCGCCGGAGGTGAATGCGCAGCTGCGCAGCGTGAATGTCGATCTCGGCTCGGGCCGCGGCCAGGTTGGCGGCAATGAGCAGAGCATCCGCACGCTAGGCGATTCGCGCAGCGTTGCCGATCTCGCCAATACCACGATCGCCCTCTCCAATGGCCGCTTCGTCACGCTGTCGGACCTTGGAACGGTCACCGATACCTATGAGGAGCCGAAGAGCTTCTCGCGCTTCAACGGCGATCCGACCGTCACCTTCGCGGTGTTCCGCGCCAAGGGCGCCAGCGAGGTCTCCGTGGCGGAGACCGTGGCCCAGCAGCTCGAGGTCATCCGCAAGGCCAATCCCAATGTGTCGATCCAGATGGTCGACGATTCGGTCTATTTCACCTATGGCAATTACGAAGCGGCAATCCACACGCTGATCGAAGGGGCGATCCTCGCCGTCATCGTGGTGCTGCTCTTCCTGCGCAACTGGCGCGCCACGCTGATTTCGGCGCTGGCTTTGCCGCTCTCGGCCATCCCGACCTTCTGGGTCATGGATCTTCTGGGCTTCTCCCTCAATCTCGTCAGCTTCCTCGCTTTGACGCTCGCCACCGGCATTCTGGTGGATGACGCGATCGTCGAGGTGGAGAACATTGCCCGCCACATCAAGATGGGGAAGACGCCCTACCGGGCAGCGCTCGAGGCCGCCGATGAGATTGGCCTGGCGGTGATTGCCACGAGCTTCACGATCATCGCCGTCTTCGTGCCGGTCTCCTTCATGCCCGGCATTCCCGGCCAGTATTTCATCCAGTTCGGCCTGACGGTGGCGATCTCGGTGTTCTTCTCGCTGCTTGTGGCACGCCTGGTGACGCCGCTGATGGCGGCCTATCTGATGCGCGCCGAAGACGCGATGGACGATCATCACGACAATGACGGCCGCCTGATGAAGGCCTATACGCGGCTGGTCACCGGCACGACGAAGCGCTGGTACATGCGCTATGCGACGCTGGCCGGCGCCATCCTCTTCCTGATCGGCTCGATCATGCTGCTGATGCAGGTTCCCGGCAGCTTCATGCCGCCGGAAGACAGTTCGCGCATCACGCTCTCGGTGGAACTGCCGCCGAATGCGACGCTGGACGAGACGTCGGCGACGACCAACAGCATTTATGACATGATCCGCGGCGTCGACGGCGTGGAAAGCGTCTTCGTGCTGGGCGGTGCCTCGCCAAAGGGCGATCTCGAGCTGCGGCGCGCAACGATCAATGTCCTGCTCGGCAAGATCGAGCACTCGCTGCTGAAGACCCTGGTCAACAAGGGCCTCGGCTCGCTGCCGCTGATCGGCGCGCATCTGCCGAAGATGCAGGTGGACGGACGCACGCGCCCGCAATGGGATATCGAGAAGGAAATCTTCGCCGCCCTTCATGCCGTGCCGGATGTGCGCATCACCAAGCTGAACGATCGCGGCGAGCGGGAATTGTCCTTCAACTTCCTGGCCGATACCAGCGAGAAGCTGGATGAGGCCGTGGCCAAGCTGGAAAGCCGGCTGCGCGCCTCGCCCATCCTCGCCAATGTCTCCTCGGAAGGCGCCCTGCCCCGGCCGGAACTGCAGATCCGCCCCCGCAAGGACGAGGCGGCACGGCTCGGCATTACGCCGCAGCAGATTTCCGAAACCGTCCGCGTGGCGACCATCGGCGACGTTGATGCGGCTTTGCCGAAGATCTCCCTTGACGACCGCCTGATCCCCATCCGGGCCCAGGCCTCGCTCGACGTGCGCCGCGATCTGCAGGCCATCCGCAATCTGAAGATCAAGACGGCAACCGGCGCCACCGTGCCGCTGTCGAGCGTTGCCGATATCGACTATTCGGAAGGTCCGAGCTCGATCAAGCGCAACAATCGCAACCGTGTCGTCTCCATCGGTTCGGACGTGCCGCAGGGAACGGCCCTCGACACGGCAACGGCCGAGTTCAAGCGCATCGTCGAAGAGACGGACCTGCCTTCGGGCGTGGGCCTGGCGGAAAGCGGCGATGCCAAGATCCAGGCCGAAATGGTCCAGGGCTTCGGCAATGCCATGCTTCTCGGCCTGCTTCTGGTGCTGGTCGTGCTGATCCTGCTGTTCAAGGACGTGATCCAGCCCTTCACCATCCTCTTCTCGCTGCCGCTTGCCATTGGCGGCGTGGCGGTGGGCCTCATCGTCACCAACAATGCGCTTTCCATGCCGGTGCTGATCGGCATTCTGATGCTGATGGGGATTGTGACGAAGAACGCCATTCTGCTGGTGGATTTCGCCATCGAAATGCGCCGGCACGGCATGGAGCGCGTGTCGGCCATGGTGGAAGCGGGCCGCAAGCGCGCCCGGCCGATCATCATGACCTCGATCGCCATGTCGGCGGGCATGCTGCCCTCTGCGCTCGGCGTGGGCGAAGGCGGTTCCTTCCGCGCCCCCATGGCAATTGCCGTCATCGGCGGCATTATCGTTTCCACCGTCCTCAGCCTTGTCGTCGTCCCGGCCTTCTTCCTGATCATGGACGACCTGTCCGGCCTGCTTGCACGCATCTTTGGCGGTCTGGTCGGCAAGAAGGAGGTCGAGGAGCCGAACCTCTCCGAAGAGGAACTGAGCCGCAAGGCGCGCGAGACCGGCCGCAGGCTGGAAGACATCGAGCAGCGGCTGAACCGCTTGCAGGCCCGCGAAACGCAGGAAGAGGCGCCGCGATCCACCCATGGCGGCAACAACGTCCTGCGGCTGCCGCCTCTGGCCGCTGAATAG
- a CDS encoding Crp/Fnr family transcriptional regulator: MRAVSAAAMSRLLDMAHITAVPARGMVFSEGEPAQAFYCVLSGYVRLYRVSRDGRQADIRVSGPGDLFAECLIYGGDTYRFSAQAAEISHVARFDIAEMRALADQDQSVSRAIMATLSDHLLSTMDCVVNDRLHTAPQRVADYLLARCGVESGQVSVRLPFQKSLLAGMLGLAPEALSRAFSSLRRTGVTVRGRVIQIGDVDALRQV; this comes from the coding sequence ATGCGCGCCGTTTCGGCCGCTGCAATGTCTCGGCTGCTGGATATGGCGCATATCACGGCCGTTCCGGCAAGGGGAATGGTATTCAGCGAGGGCGAACCGGCGCAGGCCTTCTACTGCGTCCTCAGCGGCTATGTCCGCCTCTACCGCGTCAGCCGCGACGGCCGCCAGGCTGATATCCGCGTTTCGGGTCCCGGCGATCTCTTTGCCGAATGCCTGATCTATGGCGGCGACACCTATCGCTTCAGCGCCCAGGCGGCCGAAATCAGCCATGTCGCGCGTTTCGACATAGCCGAGATGCGGGCGCTTGCCGACCAGGACCAGAGCGTGTCGCGCGCCATCATGGCGACCTTGTCCGATCATCTGCTGTCGACCATGGATTGCGTGGTGAATGACCGTCTACACACGGCGCCGCAGCGTGTGGCGGATTATCTCCTTGCCCGTTGCGGCGTCGAAAGCGGCCAGGTCTCCGTGCGGCTGCCGTTCCAGAAAAGCCTTCTCGCCGGCATGCTGGGCCTGGCGCCGGAAGCGCTGTCGCGTGCCTTTTCATCGCTGCGCCGCACCGGCGTCACCGTGCGCGGCCGCGTGATCCAGATCGGCGACGTGGACGCCCTGCGGCAGGTCTGA
- a CDS encoding MBL fold metallo-hydrolase produces the protein MPEARRFGAYTVSILIDGVYSAPVEHLAHAGNAAARDAAVAAWGAKTVDMDVNLFLLEGPDGFTLVDAGTGPFWGPQLGLGRAALAAQGVKPQHVVRVLLTHLHGDHALGLFDQSDAYFPNAEIFAPQADLDFFGNSALKDQVPAYRRGGFDIHKRLLSSYGGRVRPVEEGPLLPQIEAIAMPGHTPGHSGYLIGEGAERLLLWGDLVHAPSLQLEDPDVCFIYDADAAQGAASRRSIFARASEERFAASGGHVSGFVHVERAGNAWRFAPA, from the coding sequence ATGCCTGAGGCGCGGCGCTTCGGCGCCTATACGGTCTCGATCCTGATCGACGGCGTCTACAGTGCGCCGGTCGAGCATCTCGCGCATGCCGGCAACGCGGCAGCGCGCGATGCGGCGGTCGCTGCCTGGGGTGCGAAAACGGTGGACATGGATGTCAATCTGTTTCTCCTCGAAGGTCCGGACGGCTTCACTCTGGTGGATGCAGGCACCGGTCCTTTCTGGGGGCCGCAGCTTGGCCTCGGCCGGGCCGCGCTGGCCGCCCAGGGCGTGAAGCCGCAGCATGTCGTGCGCGTGCTTCTTACCCACCTTCATGGCGATCATGCGCTGGGACTGTTTGATCAATCCGACGCCTATTTTCCGAATGCCGAGATTTTCGCGCCGCAGGCGGATCTCGATTTCTTCGGCAACAGCGCGCTGAAGGATCAGGTGCCGGCCTATCGGCGAGGCGGCTTCGATATTCACAAGCGGCTGCTCTCCAGCTATGGCGGGCGGGTACGGCCGGTCGAGGAGGGTCCCCTCCTGCCGCAGATCGAGGCAATCGCCATGCCGGGCCACACGCCCGGCCATTCCGGCTATCTGATCGGCGAAGGGGCCGAGCGGCTGCTGCTCTGGGGCGACCTGGTGCATGCGCCGAGCCTGCAGCTGGAAGACCCCGATGTCTGCTTCATCTACGATGCCGATGCCGCCCAAGGTGCCGCAAGCCGCCGCTCGATTTTCGCACGCGCCTCCGAAGAACGCTTTGCCGCATCCGGCGGCCATGTCTCCGGCTTCGTGCACGTGGAACGCGCCGGCAATGCCTGGCGCTTTGCCCCGGCCTGA
- the ureG gene encoding urease accessory protein UreG, producing MTSANGPLRVGIGGPVGSGKTALTEKLCKAMRDSYSVAVVTNDIYTKEDAEALVRCQALSSDRIIGVETGGCPHTAIREDATINLQAIAELNARFADLDIVFIESGGDNLAATFSPDLADITIYVISTCQGEEIPRKGGPGITRSDLLVINKKDLAPYVGADLDVMDRDASKQRGGMPFVFTDLKRGEGVDHIVQFLQTHGGLQHA from the coding sequence ATGACATCGGCAAACGGACCCTTGCGTGTTGGTATCGGCGGGCCGGTCGGCTCCGGCAAGACGGCGCTGACGGAGAAGCTCTGCAAGGCGATGCGGGACAGCTATTCCGTCGCCGTCGTCACCAATGATATCTACACCAAGGAGGATGCAGAGGCGCTGGTGCGCTGCCAGGCCCTGTCGTCGGATCGGATCATCGGTGTGGAAACCGGCGGTTGCCCGCACACCGCCATTCGCGAGGATGCGACCATCAATCTCCAGGCGATCGCGGAGCTGAATGCCCGCTTTGCCGATCTGGATATCGTGTTCATCGAATCCGGCGGCGACAATCTCGCGGCCACCTTTTCTCCCGATCTCGCCGATATCACCATTTATGTGATTTCGACCTGCCAGGGGGAAGAGATCCCGCGCAAGGGTGGGCCGGGCATTACCCGCTCGGACCTGCTCGTCATCAACAAGAAGGACCTTGCCCCTTACGTCGGGGCGGATCTAGACGTGATGGATCGCGACGCCAGCAAGCAGCGGGGCGGCATGCCCTTTGTCTTCACCGATCTGAAGCGCGGCGAAGGCGTCGATCACATCGTGCAGTTCCTGCAAACGCATGGTGGCTTGCAGCATGCCTGA